The Lycium barbarum isolate Lr01 chromosome 9, ASM1917538v2, whole genome shotgun sequence genome has a segment encoding these proteins:
- the LOC132609049 gene encoding uncharacterized protein LOC132609049, which produces MFSDTPPATGEAAGFGHLPIPLATRAASRTTETRARDSLVRVFPAPSMEPRRTRSAVIIIPEDCSFLSRPVGVASYMWPLVSDSDKWKMNGVPWKCLIKEGMHAGNRSVVLVNEAFVRSQQEVDDLKGHLDAQGRETGKFQHLLRVKGDELNRAVTLSNLQPELNAAKAENLRLRNELAEMVEKNRLLEADKVGLSQDNDCFSSRLGELEATISQLRGELDLVKSDAVSMAERHQLLESESAKYKERMGVFERKAEDRAQICDELKIELEETAEANDLLKAELESATQIQRVFDEERDELVAKLAQAEADLAETLRSVEAAEAHTTIAVEYERWKSRRVTLEQAGHGFADLPTLILEAKKGRGRSQESPRY; this is translated from the exons atgttctcggacactcctcccgctaccggcgaagctgccgGTTTTGGACATCTCCCGATTCCTCtagccacgagggcggctagccggACCACCGAGACTAGAGCTAGGGATAGCCTGGTGCGTGTCTTCCCGGCTCCAAGTATGGAACCTAGGaggaccagatcggccgtaatcaTCATCCCAGAGGACTGCAGCTTTTTGTCTCGcccggtgggagtagcaagctacaTGTGGCCACTCGTCTCGGACTCGGATAAATggaagatgaacggagtcccctGGAAGTGTCTCATTAaagagggcatgcacgcgggcaatcga AGCGTGGTGCTTGTTAACGAGGCCTTCGTCCGTTCCCAGCAAGAAgttgacgatctcaagggccatttggatgcccaaggtcgagaaacggGGAAGTTCCAACACCTTTTGCGGGTGAAGGGGGATGAAttgaaccgagcagttactctttccaaccttcaacccgagctcaacgcggcgaaggccgaaaaccttcgATTAAGGAATGagttggccgagatggtcgagAAGAACCGGCTTCTTGAAGCGgacaaggtcggccttagccaGGATAACGATTgtttttcctcaaggcttggtgagctcgaggccactatctctcaactccggggggagcttgaCTTGGTCAAGTCCGATGCCGTGAGCATGGCCGAAAGGCATCAGCTGCTTGAATCCGAGAGTGCCAAGTACAAAGAGCGGATGGGGGTGTTTGAGCGAAAGGCAGAGGACAGGGCCCAGATATGTGATGAGCTGAAAATCGAACTCGAGGAGACGGCCGAGGCTAATGATCTTCTCaaagccgagctcgagtcggccactcaaatccAAAGGGTCTTCGATGAAGAGCGGGATGAACTGGTGGCAAAGCtagcccaggctgaggccgatttggcagaaaCCCTTAGGAGTGTcgaggctgccgaggctcatactacgaTTGCAgtggagtatgaacggtggaagtctcggagggtcacccttgagcaagccgggcatggctttgcggatcttccgaccctgatactcgaagctaaaaagggtcgaggaagaagccaagagagccctcgatactga